In Hasllibacter sp. MH4015, the following proteins share a genomic window:
- a CDS encoding sarcosine oxidase subunit beta family protein: MKYSAVTLAREALRGHRHWPEAWAKARPKAAYDAVIVGGGGHGLATAYYLAKTHGLSRVAVLEKGWIGGGNTGRNTTVIRSNYFYPESVALYDLALRLYEGLSRELNYNVMLSQRGMLIAAHTPAQMEICNRIANAMQLNGVDGRLMDAEEAAARVPLANQAADARYRLMGGIWQGRAGVARHDAVAWGYARAASRMGVDIIEGCDVQDIVVEAGRVTGVETNLGPIRTNRLGLAAAGATPGLAAKVGVRLPIHTYALQAFVSEPVKPILDTVLLYLGTGTYLSQSDKGELVIGGGLDRVPTHGQKGNLPAQEQVLSGVLEMFPSFGQLKLLRQWGGVVDVVPDSSPILGPAGPEGVFLNCGWGTGGFKAIPAGGTLLAHMLATGDHHAISRPFDLDRFRTGRLIDEAAGSGIAH; this comes from the coding sequence GTGAAGTATTCCGCCGTCACGCTTGCCCGGGAGGCGTTGCGCGGCCATCGCCATTGGCCCGAGGCCTGGGCGAAGGCCCGGCCCAAGGCGGCCTATGACGCGGTGATCGTGGGCGGCGGCGGGCATGGTCTGGCGACGGCCTATTATCTGGCGAAGACCCACGGGCTGTCCCGCGTCGCGGTGCTGGAAAAGGGCTGGATCGGCGGCGGGAATACGGGGCGGAACACGACCGTGATCCGGTCGAATTACTTCTACCCCGAAAGTGTCGCGCTCTACGATCTGGCGCTGCGGCTTTACGAAGGGCTGAGCCGGGAGTTGAATTACAACGTCATGCTCAGCCAGCGCGGCATGTTGATCGCGGCCCACACGCCCGCGCAGATGGAGATCTGCAACCGCATCGCGAATGCCATGCAGCTCAACGGTGTCGATGGCCGCCTGATGGATGCGGAGGAGGCGGCGGCGCGGGTGCCGCTGGCCAACCAGGCTGCGGACGCGCGGTATCGGCTGATGGGTGGCATATGGCAGGGGCGCGCGGGCGTGGCGCGTCACGATGCAGTCGCGTGGGGCTACGCGCGCGCGGCATCACGGATGGGCGTCGACATCATCGAGGGCTGCGACGTGCAAGACATCGTGGTGGAGGCGGGCCGCGTGACGGGGGTGGAGACCAATCTCGGGCCCATCCGCACCAACCGCCTTGGTCTTGCCGCCGCGGGGGCCACGCCGGGTCTGGCGGCCAAGGTCGGGGTGCGCCTGCCGATCCACACCTATGCGCTGCAGGCCTTCGTGTCGGAGCCGGTGAAGCCGATCCTCGACACCGTTCTGCTTTACCTTGGAACCGGCACCTATCTGAGCCAGTCGGACAAGGGGGAGCTTGTGATCGGCGGCGGCCTCGACCGGGTGCCGACCCACGGGCAGAAGGGCAATCTTCCGGCGCAGGAACAGGTGCTGAGCGGGGTGCTAGAGATGTTTCCGAGCTTCGGGCAGCTGAAATTATTGCGGCAATGGGGCGGGGTCGTGGATGTGGTCCCCGACAGCTCTCCCATTCTGGGGCCCGCAGGGCCGGAGGGAGTGTTCCTGAATTGCGGCTGGGGGACGGGCGGATTCAAGGCGATCCCGGCGGGCGGCACGCTTCTGGCCCATATGCTGGCGACGGGCGATCACCACGCGATCTCGCGCCCCTTCGATCTGGACCGGTTTCGCACCGGCCGCCTGATCGACGAGGCCGCAGGGTCCGGCATCGCGCATTAG
- a CDS encoding TetR/AcrR family transcriptional regulator, translating into MPRPQPVLTREGKPLPTGHVKVTQQDWLATARDVLIRDGAGEVKILTLAQHLGVSRSSFYWYFGSRADLLEALLDDWEARNTAPILHQCTLPSDTITEGLCNFFMCFVDDTIFEPHLDFAIREWSRRDARVRGRIDAADTARLAAVTGMFRAHGYNAEEADIRARILYFMQIGYHALELREAMETRMGRLAGFLEHFTGRAPSEAEIADFTAFALKVAQR; encoded by the coding sequence ATGCCACGCCCCCAGCCCGTTCTGACCCGCGAAGGGAAGCCACTCCCGACAGGTCATGTGAAAGTCACGCAGCAGGATTGGCTCGCCACGGCCCGCGACGTGCTGATCCGCGACGGCGCGGGCGAGGTGAAGATCCTGACCCTTGCGCAGCATCTGGGCGTCTCCCGGTCCTCGTTCTACTGGTATTTCGGCTCCCGCGCGGACCTGTTGGAGGCGCTTCTGGACGATTGGGAGGCGCGCAATACCGCCCCGATCCTGCATCAATGCACCCTGCCTTCGGACACGATTACGGAAGGTTTGTGCAACTTCTTCATGTGCTTCGTGGACGACACGATCTTTGAGCCGCATCTGGATTTCGCGATCCGCGAATGGTCGCGCCGGGATGCAAGGGTGCGCGGCCGCATCGACGCCGCCGATACCGCGCGGCTTGCCGCCGTGACGGGGATGTTCCGCGCGCATGGTTATAACGCGGAAGAGGCCGATATCCGCGCCCGTATCCTGTATTTCATGCAGATCGGATATCACGCGCTGGAATTGCGGGAGGCGATGGAGACGCGGATGGGGCGGCTTGCGGGGTTCCTGGAGCATTTCACCGGGCGCGCCCCATCGGAGGCCGAGATTGCGGATTTCACGGCCTTCGCGCTGAAGGTCGCGCAACGGTGA
- a CDS encoding trimethylamine methyltransferase family protein: MSEPRARRRNRDGPRPSARLTEYGQLKNPFPPMDVFSADRIEAMHDAAFRVLEDLGVRVLLPEAVALFNKGGAVVKGDMVHIGRDMVEAALATAPKRIEARAGARKRDVTLELGSLVFQPGAGAPHATDEIRGRRPGSARDFTELLQLTHHFDVFQMLPPLVEPQDVATNIRHYFTLQAQLTQSDKFPFIFARGTPQVRESLEMLQAFRGLSDEDFAANPHCYTIINTNSPRTLDIPMAQGLIDFARARQMSIITPFTLMGAMAPITVAGAITLSHAEALAALTLTQLAQPGAPVCYGTFTSNVDMKSGAPAFGTPSHFQASLAAGQLARRIGLPWRSAAGSAANLNDVQAANENQFGLWGCLMAGATVVIHSAGWLEGGLSVSYEKLVTDAEVLNMVAELCAGAQAGAAEIGFDAIAETQPSGHFFAAAQTMERYQTEFYEPIVHDYANFGTWTERGAKDASTRARDVWQGILANPGAPDIDPDRLAALEDYIARGTGRGGAYPES; this comes from the coding sequence ATGAGCGAGCCCCGCGCCAGACGCCGCAACCGCGATGGGCCACGCCCCTCCGCCCGGTTGACGGAGTACGGGCAACTCAAGAACCCGTTCCCGCCGATGGATGTCTTTTCCGCCGACCGGATCGAGGCGATGCACGACGCCGCGTTTCGGGTGCTGGAAGATTTGGGCGTCAGGGTCCTGCTGCCCGAGGCGGTGGCACTGTTCAACAAGGGCGGCGCGGTCGTGAAGGGCGACATGGTCCATATCGGGCGCGACATGGTGGAGGCCGCCCTTGCCACGGCCCCCAAACGGATCGAGGCGCGGGCCGGCGCGCGCAAGCGGGACGTGACGCTGGAGCTTGGATCGCTGGTCTTTCAGCCCGGCGCGGGCGCGCCCCATGCGACCGACGAAATCCGCGGCCGCCGCCCCGGTTCGGCGCGCGATTTCACGGAGCTTTTGCAGCTCACCCACCATTTCGACGTATTCCAGATGCTGCCGCCCCTGGTGGAGCCGCAGGACGTGGCCACCAATATCCGCCATTATTTCACGTTGCAGGCGCAGCTTACGCAGTCCGACAAGTTTCCATTCATCTTCGCGCGCGGCACCCCGCAAGTGCGCGAAAGTCTGGAGATGTTGCAGGCGTTCCGGGGCCTGAGTGACGAAGACTTCGCCGCCAATCCCCATTGCTACACGATCATCAACACCAATTCGCCGCGCACGCTCGACATTCCCATGGCGCAGGGGCTGATTGATTTCGCCCGCGCGCGGCAGATGTCGATCATCACGCCCTTCACGCTGATGGGGGCGATGGCACCGATCACGGTGGCGGGGGCCATCACGCTGTCCCATGCGGAGGCGTTGGCGGCGCTGACGCTCACGCAACTGGCACAGCCCGGCGCGCCCGTGTGCTACGGCACCTTCACCTCCAACGTGGATATGAAATCCGGCGCGCCCGCCTTTGGCACACCTTCGCACTTCCAGGCCTCGCTGGCCGCCGGACAATTGGCGCGGCGCATCGGCCTGCCCTGGAGGTCGGCGGCGGGATCGGCGGCGAACCTCAACGATGTGCAGGCCGCCAACGAGAACCAGTTCGGCCTCTGGGGGTGCCTGATGGCGGGTGCGACGGTGGTGATCCATTCCGCCGGGTGGCTGGAGGGGGGCTTGTCCGTCTCCTACGAGAAACTGGTGACGGATGCCGAAGTGCTCAACATGGTGGCGGAGTTGTGCGCGGGTGCCCAGGCGGGAGCGGCGGAGATCGGGTTTGACGCCATCGCGGAAACCCAGCCCAGCGGGCATTTCTTTGCCGCCGCACAAACCATGGAGCGGTACCAGACGGAGTTCTATGAGCCCATCGTCCACGATTACGCCAATTTCGGCACCTGGACGGAGCGGGGGGCCAAGGATGCCTCCACCCGCGCGCGGGACGTCTGGCAGGGGATATTGGCCAATCCCGGCGCGCCCGATATCGACCCCGACCGGTTGGCTGCGCTAGAAGACTATATCGCGCGCGGAACCGGACGGGGTGGCGCCTATCCGGAGAGTTGA
- a CDS encoding FAD-dependent oxidoreductase, producing MNSHYRVVVIGGGVVGASVLYHLAKLGWTDVCLLERSVLTAGSSWHAAGGIHALNADPNIAALQAYTIDLLPEIEKESGQDIGLHMTGGLTMAGTPERWEWLQSAYRVFQSIGIEDCRLVTPKEAHDLCPIMTTDGFLGGLWADREGYIDTTGTVHAYAGAAKKRGASVFEHTKVESLDQTADGWRVTTNKGVIDCEHVVNAAGLWAKQVGRMAGIELPVSPLKHHYLISDTIPELEALDFEVPMTVDLEGFTYMRQDQKGLLLGIYEVDHEHWAMDGAPWDYGMELFQEQTDRIEKELILGFERYPALQEVGVKTWVNGAFTFSPDGNPLVGPVPGKRGYWSACAVMAGFLQGGGVGKSLAEWMIEGEPEADVYGMDVARYGAFAENREYIRQTTGQFYSRRFVMSYPNEQLPAGRPLKRAPAYSDMDAAGARWGQSWDLEVPLYFAPSAEFEENLTLKRSNAFDIVAEECRAVRDGVGLLDISAFSRYEVSGPGAEAWLDKMMASRLPGPGRARLAPMLASSGRLQGDLTLFNWGDGTYWIMGSYYLRTWHMRWFNDHLEDGVTIRDLGEEYCGFSLSGPKSADVLQKLVTNDLSPMPFMGCATFDVGLIRARVARLSVTGEAGYEINCRYGDHITLRRMLLDAGADEGIREVGFNALLSLRLEKSFGIWSAEFTQGYTAGMTGMDRWIAWDKGDFTGKAAALAERDGNGPAQRIVTLEIEDGDADATGYEPVWHKGDKVGFVTSGGYGHTIGTSLAMAMVNADVAAEGTALTTHIVGVERAARVIPPSPYDPAGKAMRG from the coding sequence ATGAATTCGCATTATCGTGTTGTCGTCATTGGGGGCGGCGTTGTGGGCGCATCGGTGCTGTATCACCTTGCCAAGCTGGGCTGGACGGATGTGTGCCTGCTGGAACGCTCCGTCCTGACGGCGGGATCGAGCTGGCACGCGGCGGGGGGCATCCATGCCCTGAACGCGGACCCGAATATCGCGGCGCTTCAGGCCTATACGATCGACCTTCTGCCGGAGATCGAGAAGGAGAGTGGGCAGGATATCGGCCTGCACATGACCGGCGGCCTGACCATGGCGGGCACGCCGGAGCGGTGGGAATGGCTGCAATCGGCCTATCGGGTGTTCCAGTCCATCGGGATCGAGGATTGCCGGCTCGTCACCCCGAAAGAAGCGCACGACTTGTGCCCGATCATGACGACCGACGGCTTCCTTGGCGGGCTCTGGGCGGATCGGGAGGGGTATATCGACACGACCGGGACCGTCCACGCCTATGCCGGCGCAGCCAAGAAGCGCGGGGCGTCCGTCTTCGAGCATACCAAGGTGGAGAGCCTGGACCAGACGGCGGATGGCTGGCGCGTGACCACCAACAAGGGCGTGATCGACTGCGAGCACGTGGTCAATGCCGCGGGGCTTTGGGCCAAGCAGGTGGGGCGCATGGCGGGGATCGAATTGCCCGTATCACCGCTCAAGCACCATTACCTGATCTCCGACACGATCCCGGAGCTGGAGGCGCTGGATTTCGAGGTGCCGATGACCGTGGACCTGGAAGGGTTCACCTATATGCGGCAGGACCAGAAGGGTCTGCTGCTGGGGATCTACGAGGTCGATCACGAACATTGGGCGATGGACGGCGCGCCGTGGGATTACGGGATGGAGCTGTTCCAGGAACAAACCGACCGGATCGAGAAGGAGCTGATCCTGGGCTTTGAGCGGTATCCCGCGTTGCAGGAGGTCGGCGTGAAGACCTGGGTGAACGGGGCCTTTACCTTCTCCCCCGATGGCAATCCGCTGGTCGGCCCGGTCCCCGGAAAGCGCGGGTATTGGAGCGCCTGCGCCGTCATGGCGGGGTTCTTGCAGGGCGGTGGCGTGGGCAAGAGCCTGGCCGAATGGATGATCGAGGGGGAGCCGGAGGCCGATGTCTACGGCATGGACGTGGCGCGCTACGGTGCATTCGCAGAGAACCGGGAATACATCCGCCAGACCACCGGCCAGTTCTATTCCCGCCGCTTCGTGATGTCCTATCCGAATGAGCAGCTGCCCGCCGGGCGGCCCCTGAAACGCGCGCCCGCCTATTCGGATATGGATGCCGCCGGGGCGCGGTGGGGGCAAAGCTGGGATCTGGAAGTCCCGCTCTATTTCGCGCCATCGGCTGAGTTCGAGGAAAACCTGACACTCAAACGCTCCAACGCATTCGATATCGTGGCCGAGGAATGCCGCGCGGTGCGGGACGGCGTGGGGCTTCTCGATATCTCCGCCTTCTCCCGCTACGAGGTGTCGGGGCCGGGGGCGGAAGCGTGGCTCGACAAGATGATGGCCTCCCGCTTGCCGGGACCGGGCCGGGCGCGCCTGGCACCGATGCTCGCATCGTCGGGAAGGTTGCAAGGGGACCTGACGCTATTCAACTGGGGGGACGGCACCTATTGGATCATGGGCAGCTATTACCTGCGCACCTGGCACATGCGGTGGTTCAACGATCACCTGGAAGACGGGGTGACGATCCGCGATCTGGGGGAGGAATATTGCGGCTTCTCGCTCTCCGGCCCGAAATCCGCAGATGTCTTGCAGAAGCTTGTCACCAACGACCTGTCCCCGATGCCGTTCATGGGCTGCGCGACCTTCGATGTCGGGCTGATCCGCGCCCGTGTCGCGCGCCTGTCCGTGACGGGGGAGGCGGGATACGAGATCAATTGCCGCTACGGCGACCACATCACCTTGCGCCGGATGCTGCTGGATGCGGGCGCGGATGAGGGCATCCGCGAGGTCGGCTTCAACGCGCTTCTGTCGCTGCGGCTGGAAAAGAGCTTTGGCATCTGGTCGGCGGAATTCACCCAAGGCTACACGGCGGGGATGACCGGCATGGATCGCTGGATCGCTTGGGACAAGGGCGATTTCACGGGCAAGGCGGCGGCATTGGCGGAGCGTGACGGCAATGGCCCGGCGCAGCGGATCGTGACGCTGGAGATCGAGGATGGCGACGCGGATGCGACGGGGTATGAGCCGGTCTGGCACAAGGGCGACAAGGTCGGCTTTGTCACGTCGGGCGGGTATGGCCACACGATCGGCACGTCGCTGGCCATGGCGATGGTCAATGCCGATGTCGCGGCGGAGGGTACGGCGCTGACCACCCATATCGTCGGCGTGGAGCGTGCGGCACGTGTGATCCCCCCCTCCCCCTACGATCCGGCGGGCAAGGCGATGCGGGGATGA
- a CDS encoding glycosyltransferase family 39 protein — translation MDILRHRFAPWAVFVLALASLFVGLAELPVQDRDEARFAQASRQMAETLDFIDIRLQDAPRHNKPALIYWLQSAAIFLTGSGQDSPIWVHRLPSYLAGALSALALIWAGTPVVGRRAAVLAGIICATIYMVHAEARTAKTDAALLLSVILAMGALAHAFLTSARKVSVAAIFWTALAAGFLLKGPMVAVPVLGALAWLWVRTRDLGWTRRLSPLPGLAWFALLVSPWFIAITILTEGAFWSASLGTDLSDKITAEGEHSGSPPGLYLLTMWWTFFPWSLFIPVALIHAWRTRATAETAILLGWLIPGWLVFEAVPVKLVHYTLPLYPALALLVAAALVRIHDGAERLGRWPLAVGLVPWGGALAFLSVVAIWGPVRFGDGLDIWATIGGVILCLSALAGAVFLWRREVVQALAALTLSGLTVGWTLTGAALPAATEFWISDRLAAATAAHGCLSGPVAIAGFGEPSAVFRLGTETLLTDAEGALAHLSQGPGRAAWIDPALVPGTPGGVADVTEVSGINIGNFSPVTLRLFLSPGVPAPADLCGG, via the coding sequence ATGGACATCCTGCGCCACAGGTTCGCGCCCTGGGCGGTATTCGTGCTGGCGCTGGCCAGCCTGTTCGTCGGTCTGGCCGAATTGCCGGTGCAGGACCGGGACGAGGCGCGGTTCGCCCAGGCCAGTCGACAGATGGCCGAGACGCTCGATTTCATCGACATTCGGCTTCAGGACGCGCCGCGCCACAACAAGCCGGCGCTGATCTACTGGCTGCAAAGTGCCGCGATCTTCCTGACGGGAAGCGGACAGGATAGCCCGATCTGGGTGCATCGCCTGCCCTCCTACCTCGCCGGGGCGCTTTCGGCGCTGGCGCTGATCTGGGCCGGAACGCCGGTTGTCGGGCGGCGGGCGGCGGTGCTGGCCGGGATCATCTGCGCCACCATCTACATGGTCCATGCCGAGGCGCGCACGGCCAAGACCGATGCGGCCCTTCTGCTGTCGGTCATCCTTGCGATGGGGGCGCTGGCCCATGCCTTTCTGACCAGCGCGCGGAAAGTCTCGGTCGCCGCGATCTTCTGGACCGCATTGGCGGCGGGGTTCTTGCTGAAAGGTCCGATGGTCGCCGTGCCGGTCCTTGGTGCCTTGGCGTGGCTATGGGTGAGGACGCGCGATCTGGGCTGGACCCGGCGCCTTTCCCCCCTGCCCGGTCTGGCGTGGTTCGCATTGCTCGTCAGCCCATGGTTTATCGCGATCACGATCCTGACCGAAGGGGCGTTCTGGTCGGCATCCCTTGGCACCGATCTAAGCGACAAGATCACCGCGGAGGGCGAACATAGCGGCAGCCCGCCGGGCCTGTACCTGCTGACGATGTGGTGGACCTTCTTTCCGTGGTCGCTGTTTATCCCGGTCGCCCTGATCCATGCCTGGAGGACACGCGCCACGGCGGAGACGGCCATTCTGCTTGGCTGGCTGATCCCCGGATGGCTGGTGTTCGAGGCGGTGCCGGTGAAGCTCGTCCATTATACGTTGCCGCTTTACCCGGCCCTTGCGCTTCTGGTCGCGGCGGCCCTTGTGCGCATCCATGACGGGGCAGAACGGCTGGGGCGGTGGCCGCTGGCTGTCGGACTTGTGCCATGGGGCGGCGCGCTTGCGTTCCTGAGCGTGGTGGCGATCTGGGGGCCGGTGCGGTTCGGGGACGGGCTAGATATCTGGGCCACGATCGGGGGCGTCATCCTGTGCCTGTCGGCCCTGGCCGGGGCGGTTTTCCTGTGGCGTAGAGAGGTCGTCCAGGCCCTTGCCGCCCTGACATTATCCGGTCTCACGGTGGGCTGGACATTGACCGGCGCGGCGCTGCCCGCGGCGACGGAATTCTGGATCTCGGACCGGTTGGCCGCCGCGACCGCCGCCCATGGCTGCCTGAGCGGCCCGGTCGCAATTGCGGGTTTCGGGGAGCCGTCCGCCGTGTTCCGCCTTGGCACCGAGACCCTGCTGACCGACGCAGAAGGAGCGCTTGCCCATCTGTCCCAAGGCCCGGGTCGCGCCGCGTGGATCGACCCGGCCCTGGTGCCGGGCACGCCGGGGGGCGTTGCGGATGTGACGGAGGTTTCCGGCATCAACATCGGCAATTTCAGCCCCGTGACCCTGCGCCTCTTCCTCTCCCCCGGTGTACCGGCCCCGGCGGATCTGTGTGGCGGATAG
- a CDS encoding lipid-A-disaccharide synthase N-terminal domain-containing protein, with product MQEWLFELFNLDNWFEFWWVALGFLAQAIFASRFIVQWIASERAGRSHVPISFWYLSISGGILMLAYALYRQDPVFILGQSTGVIVYARNLMLIHRAKKKEADAVHGARDEP from the coding sequence ATGCAGGAGTGGCTGTTTGAGCTGTTCAACCTGGACAATTGGTTCGAGTTCTGGTGGGTCGCGCTTGGCTTCCTTGCGCAGGCCATTTTCGCGTCGCGGTTCATCGTGCAATGGATCGCCTCGGAACGGGCGGGACGGTCCCACGTGCCGATCTCGTTCTGGTACCTGTCGATCAGCGGCGGGATCTTGATGCTGGCCTACGCGCTCTATCGGCAGGACCCGGTCTTCATCCTTGGTCAGTCCACAGGCGTCATCGTCTATGCCCGGAACCTGATGCTGATCCACCGGGCGAAGAAAAAAGAAGCCGACGCGGTCCACGGCGCCCGCGACGAGCCCTGA
- a CDS encoding glycosyltransferase family 2 protein, with protein sequence MTNPAPRFAIAIPMLNEAQTVPDLLGGCVAAAAPIGPFEICVTNDGSTDATQDALLAFGRAHPLANLTVINHPRPAGQSAAIHAAVRAARAPIIATLDGDGQNPPEELPKLIAALLEGEETLGLVAGQRVKRDDPPAKRIASKAANTLRKMLLKDGTRDTGCGLKAFRRDAYLALPYFDHMHRYLPALFQRDGWQIAHVDVAHRPRVAGTSKYTNLGRAIVGLSDLIGVAWLIRRRRKVHPSEAEITRAEGP encoded by the coding sequence ATGACCAACCCAGCGCCCCGCTTTGCCATCGCGATCCCGATGCTGAACGAAGCCCAGACCGTGCCCGACCTGTTGGGCGGGTGCGTCGCGGCGGCGGCGCCCATTGGCCCGTTCGAGATCTGCGTGACCAATGACGGCTCCACCGACGCCACGCAAGACGCGCTGCTGGCCTTCGGGCGGGCGCATCCGCTCGCAAACCTTACCGTGATTAACCATCCGCGTCCGGCGGGCCAATCGGCGGCCATCCACGCCGCCGTGCGCGCCGCCCGCGCGCCGATCATCGCCACGCTTGACGGGGATGGGCAGAACCCGCCCGAGGAATTGCCAAAGCTGATCGCGGCCTTGCTCGAAGGCGAGGAGACCCTGGGCCTCGTGGCCGGTCAACGGGTCAAGCGAGACGACCCGCCCGCCAAGCGCATCGCGTCCAAGGCCGCGAATACGCTGAGGAAAATGCTGCTCAAGGACGGGACGCGAGATACTGGATGCGGCCTGAAAGCCTTCCGCCGCGACGCCTATCTGGCGCTGCCCTATTTCGACCACATGCACCGCTATCTTCCCGCGCTGTTCCAGCGGGATGGTTGGCAGATCGCCCATGTGGACGTGGCCCACAGGCCGCGGGTGGCCGGCACGTCCAAATACACCAATCTGGGGCGCGCAATCGTGGGGCTGTCCGACCTGATCGGGGTTGCGTGGCTGATCCGGCGCCGTCGCAAGGTCCATCCCTCCGAGGCCGAGATCACCCGCGCGGAGGGGCCGTGA
- a CDS encoding dihydrodipicolinate synthase family protein, whose amino-acid sequence MLDERAAGVFTIAATPFLPDGALDLESVDTMVDFYVERGATGLTILGIMGEAGKLSSEESVAVIARVTARSDVPVIVGVSAPGLAAIRALSLAAMEKGAAGVMVAPPGNLRTDDQIASYFQNVADVLGDVPWVLQDFPLVTGVQITPKVLRRIFDACPTCKMLKHEDWPGLEKISALREQEAAGARKISILCGNGGQFLLEEVRRGADGAMTGFAYPEMMRDITALAHSDPDRARDIFDAYLPLIRYESQPGYGLAVRKYILAKRGAIAHPTARKPGPALSEAAIAEIETLIARQEARLSAL is encoded by the coding sequence ATGTTGGATGAGCGCGCCGCAGGCGTCTTCACGATCGCCGCCACCCCGTTCCTGCCGGACGGGGCGCTGGATCTGGAGAGCGTCGACACGATGGTGGATTTCTATGTTGAGCGGGGTGCGACGGGGCTTACGATCCTGGGCATCATGGGCGAAGCGGGCAAGCTGTCGTCGGAGGAATCCGTCGCCGTCATCGCGCGGGTGACGGCGCGCAGTGACGTGCCGGTCATCGTCGGCGTGTCCGCCCCCGGGCTTGCCGCGATCCGCGCCCTGAGCCTTGCGGCGATGGAGAAAGGGGCAGCCGGCGTCATGGTCGCCCCGCCGGGCAATCTGCGGACCGACGACCAGATTGCGTCGTATTTTCAGAATGTTGCGGATGTTCTGGGCGACGTCCCATGGGTCTTGCAGGACTTCCCGCTTGTGACGGGCGTGCAGATCACGCCGAAGGTCCTGCGGCGGATTTTCGATGCCTGCCCGACCTGCAAGATGCTCAAGCACGAGGATTGGCCGGGGCTGGAAAAGATCAGCGCCTTGCGTGAACAGGAGGCGGCGGGGGCGCGCAAGATCTCCATCCTGTGCGGCAATGGCGGGCAATTCCTGCTGGAGGAGGTGCGGCGCGGGGCCGACGGGGCGATGACCGGGTTCGCGTATCCCGAGATGATGCGCGATATCACGGCGCTGGCCCATTCGGACCCGGACCGCGCGCGCGACATTTTCGATGCCTACCTGCCGCTGATCCGTTACGAATCCCAACCCGGCTACGGCTTGGCGGTGCGCAAGTATATCCTCGCCAAACGCGGGGCGATCGCCCATCCGACGGCACGCAAGCCGGGGCCCGCGCTGAGCGAGGCGGCCATCGCCGAAATCGAGACGCTGATCGCGCGGCAGGAGGCGCGGCTTTCTGCCCTTTAG
- a CDS encoding aspartate/glutamate racemase family protein → MADERSLYVLNPNSSEAVTAGIEAAVDPLKGFGRRIICMTNARGPMGIETKAQADLTIAQTLETAARVEDDAAGFVIACFGDPGLHALRDRTRKPVLGIQESAVLTAMSLGQRFGIIAILRGSIPRHLRSLGAMNVLDRLAGDRAVDLHVNELNDAGKTLSRMEEVGRRLRDQDGADVLIMGCAGMARFRLPLEKALDIPVVEPCQAAVAMALPRIALNQTHRVGET, encoded by the coding sequence ATGGCGGACGAGCGATCCCTTTACGTCCTTAACCCGAATTCGTCCGAGGCCGTGACAGCCGGTATCGAAGCCGCCGTTGACCCGCTGAAAGGGTTCGGGCGCCGGATCATCTGCATGACGAATGCCCGCGGGCCGATGGGGATCGAGACGAAGGCGCAGGCGGACCTGACCATTGCCCAGACCCTGGAAACCGCCGCCCGGGTCGAGGACGACGCGGCCGGGTTCGTGATTGCGTGTTTTGGCGATCCGGGCCTGCACGCCTTGCGTGACCGGACGCGAAAGCCCGTGCTCGGCATACAGGAAAGTGCGGTCCTGACGGCCATGTCCCTGGGTCAACGCTTTGGGATCATTGCCATATTGCGAGGCTCAATCCCCCGCCATCTGCGCAGCCTCGGGGCGATGAATGTGCTGGATCGGCTCGCCGGTGACCGGGCGGTCGATCTGCACGTTAACGAGCTTAACGATGCCGGAAAGACGCTTTCGCGGATGGAAGAGGTCGGGCGCCGCCTGCGCGATCAGGACGGTGCGGATGTCCTTATCATGGGCTGTGCCGGAATGGCGCGGTTCCGCTTGCCGCTGGAGAAAGCCCTGGACATTCCGGTGGTCGAACCGTGCCAGGCCGCCGTCGCGATGGCATTGCCGCGCATCGCCCTGAACCAGACCCACAGAGTTGGAGAGACATGA
- a CDS encoding VOC family protein, producing MTDRPDAPNELAITFLYYKDLPRAEAFYRDVMGFPLVIDQQGLAKIMRVCPGAHIGLVDEAHGMNKWAEVKPIQFCVRVPDVDAWYAYIETQDVANLSEMFVNDAIGIRAFVFNDPEGYQIEIQSATRPGA from the coding sequence ATGACGGACCGCCCAGACGCGCCGAACGAACTGGCCATTACCTTCCTTTACTACAAGGATCTGCCGCGCGCGGAGGCGTTTTATCGCGACGTAATGGGCTTTCCGCTGGTGATCGACCAACAGGGCCTTGCGAAGATCATGCGCGTCTGTCCGGGCGCCCATATCGGGTTGGTGGACGAGGCCCATGGCATGAACAAATGGGCGGAGGTCAAGCCGATCCAGTTCTGCGTGCGCGTTCCGGACGTGGATGCGTGGTACGCCTATATCGAGACGCAGGACGTGGCGAACCTGTCGGAGATGTTCGTGAACGACGCCATCGGGATCCGAGCGTTCGTCTTCAACGATCCCGAGGGCTACCAGATCGAGATCCAATCGGCGACGCGACCCGGTGCCTGA